The Erigeron canadensis isolate Cc75 chromosome 4, C_canadensis_v1, whole genome shotgun sequence genome window below encodes:
- the LOC122598381 gene encoding carboxy-terminal domain RNA polymerase II polypeptide A small phosphatase 1, whose protein sequence is MVSKIKNPKRSPAKHTRHRRKKTPVKSATKTASVVVSSINKSIYTCHRRLVKIFSKIVKIATPKRKSSARKGYKVLKSYPIDLNDEKVRRSLFQEPLIPLPPIKTQNQKTVFLDLDETLIHSVPITSLIRPRNFDFVVKPLLDGERVDFYVLKRPFVDDFLEFLSQNGYEIVVFTAGIQEYASLVLDKLDKKGLISYRLYRDSCKEYDGKFVKDLSGLGRDLKNAVIVDDNPNSFSLQPENAIQIRPFVDNLEDIELKKLMDGFFDKCNEFEDLRDALKKYDNFGNLKCEELIEDCGNSENLNFQALVEV, encoded by the coding sequence atggTGTCCAAAATCAAGAACCCAAAAAGATCTCCGGCGAAACACACCCGTCACCGCCGCAAGAAAACACCCGTCAAATCCGCCACGAAAACCGCCTCGGTCGTAGTCTCGTCGATTAACAAATCGATCTACACTTGTCACCGTCGTCTCGTTAAAATCTTTTCAAAAATCGTTAAAATCGCAACTCCAAAGAGAAAATCGTCTGCCAGAAAAGGCTACAAAGTATTGAAAAGTTACCCAATTGATTTAAACGACGAAAAAGTTCGTCGATCTTTGTTTCAAGAACCACTAATTCCGCTTCCTCCAATAAAAACCCAGAATCAAAAAACCGTCTTTCTTGATCTTGATGAGACGTTGATTCATTCGGTACCTATCACGAGCCTTATTCGTCCAAGAAACTTTGATTTCGTAGTGAAACCGTTGTTAGATGGAGAAAGGGTGGATTTTTATGTACTAAAACGTCCTTTTGTTGACgattttcttgaatttttaagtcaaaatggtTATGAAATCGTGGTTTTTACCGCGGGGATTCAAGAATACGCGTCGTTGGTATTAGATAAATTGGATAAAAAGGGTTTGATTTCGTATAGATTGTATCGGGATTCTTGTAAGGAATATGATGGAAAGTTTGTTAAAGATTTGTCGGGTTTAGGAAGGGATTTGAAGAATgcggttattgttgatgataaCCCAAATTCGTTTAGTTTGCAGCCGGAAAACGCTATCCAAATTAGGCCGTTTGTTGATAATCTTGAGGATATCGAGTTGAAGAAATTGATGGATGGGTTTTTTGATAAATGTAATGAGTTTGAAGATTTAAGAGACGCTTTGAAAAAGTATGATAATTTTGGGAATTTGAAATGTGAGGAATTGATTGAGGATTGTGGAAATTCTGAGAATTTGAACTTTCAAGCTCTTGTTGAAGTTTGA
- the LOC122594912 gene encoding seipin-2-like, protein MEHYHHSNSDKNIIKHTDHESDKQSFTDAPDSFDPECSNNTLFPSDSTISNSENITLDHTTSSDNLSKNGNDNTSEITNVNNDTHLPVYGSNYLFSLGIKMIEFQLNLLVNSIMFPLRLPYYSYVFMIDPFSTLNVVKEYILTNISRFSSLGFDGVDRVMDMLTRNNESLSKLCVQIAWGLLWSVYVGFVLVSLLIFAFVVSGVVLKRVLEEPVMIMQELSFDYTKDSPTAFVPLMSCPESSFLECSDLIGPGEGDDYRVISPGRKVYVTVLLTLPESYYNRNLGIFQVRVDFLSVDGKRLASTRQPCMLHYRSQPIRLILTFLKLAPLISGYSSESQTLNIKFRGYTERDDPLSCLRVTLEQRAEYTKGAGVPEIYEAFLKIESQPPFLKRILWSWKGTVYIWVSLMIFLIEMLFTLVCCTPMIVPRLQPRSVSVNANASRNTRPVPK, encoded by the exons ATGGAACACTACCACCACTCCAATTCCGACAAAAACATCATTAAACACACGGATCACGAATCCGACAAACAATCCTTCACAGATGCACCAGACTCTTTTGATCCCGAATGTTCCAACAACACTTTGTTCCCTTCTGATTCCACCATTTCTAATTCAGAAAATATTACATTAGATCACACTACAAGTTCTGACAATCTTTCTAAAAATGGAAATGACAATACTTCTGAAATCACTAATGTTAATAATGATACCCATTTACCTGTTTATGGTTccaattatttattttcattaggGATTAAAATGATAGAGTTTCAATTAAATTTGTTAGTTAATTCAATCATGTTTCCATTACGGTTACCTTATTATTCGTATGTGTTTATGATCGACCCGTTTAGTACCCTAAACGttgtaaaagaatatatattaacGAATATATCGAGATTTTCTAGTTTAGGATTTGATGGTGTTGATAGGGTTATGGATATGTTGACTAGGAATAACGAGTCTTTGTCGAAGTTGTGTGTTCAAATCGCGTGGGGGTTGTTATGGTCGGTTTATGTAGGTTTCGTTTTGGTTAGTTTGTTGATTTTTGCGTTTGTTGTTAGTGGTGTCGTTTTGAAGCGTGTTTTGGAAGAGCCGGTAATGATTATGCAGGAGTTGAGTTTTGATTACACGAAAGATAGTCCTACGGCTTTTGTACCGTTGATGTCATGCCCAGAGTCGTCGTTTTTGGAATGCAGTGATTTGATTGGGCCCGGAGAGGGCGACGATTATCGAGTTATATCTCCTGGTCGTAAAGTGTATGTTACGGTATTGTTAACATTGCCAGAGTCGTATTACAACAGAAACCTTGGGATTTTCCAG GTCAGAGTAGACTTTCTTTCTGTTGACGGCAAACGTCTTGCAAGCACTAGACAACCGTGTATGCTCCACTACAGAAGTCAACCCATCCGCCTTATATTGACCTTTTTAAAGCTAGCACCCTTAATCTCTGGCTACTCATCGGAATCCCAAACACTAAACATAAAATTCAGAGGATATACAGAAAGAGATGACCCTTTGTCCTGCTTGAGGGTAACATTGGAACAACGAGCAGAATATACAAAAGGTGCAGGTGTTCCTGAAATATATGAAGCATTTTTGAAGATAGAGTCGCAACCACCCTTCTTAAAAAGGATTTTGTGGTCTTGGAAAGGGACAGTGTACATATGGGTTAGTCTTATGATCTTTCTGATCGAAATGTTGTTCACTCTTGTATGTTGTACTCCTATGATTGTTCCAAGGCTACAGCCGAGGAGTGTTTCTGTAAATGCTAACGCATCTCGAAACACCCGTCCAGTTCCAAAGTAG